A genomic window from Companilactobacillus alimentarius DSM 20249 includes:
- the comGA gene encoding competence type IV pilus ATPase ComGA — protein sequence MTAESMVNNLLTEACINQISDIYFFPRDNFYHIEASNALQSYNVADLTNDESFAIMNFLKFNGGLDVSERRRSQKGAFNFIYQNKNIFIRISAVGDFKNRESMVVRLIYPQEYNTPIDEGILEKLRPVSQKKGMMLFAGPMGSGKTSLMYSLSRRLSATKKVMCIEDPIEIVEDDFLQLQVNDDAGMTYEELIKTSLRHRPEVLIIGEIRDKNTAKQAIQAALCGYTVMSTIHGKSKYSVLQRLRQFGIEDVEIINAVNFISYQRLVPVFDNLELFLDSMEISEIKKYLADGLPDEQWQQLLKNAYQAGQINEETYQEYLS from the coding sequence ATGACTGCTGAATCAATGGTTAATAATCTATTAACCGAAGCATGTATCAATCAGATCTCAGATATCTATTTTTTTCCGCGTGATAACTTTTATCATATCGAAGCTAGTAATGCTTTACAAAGTTATAACGTAGCGGATTTAACCAATGATGAAAGTTTTGCTATTATGAATTTTTTGAAATTTAATGGAGGGTTGGATGTTTCAGAACGACGGCGATCACAAAAGGGAGCCTTTAATTTCATCTATCAGAATAAGAATATTTTTATTAGAATTTCCGCAGTAGGAGATTTTAAAAATCGTGAATCTATGGTAGTACGACTGATTTATCCACAGGAATATAACACACCAATTGATGAGGGGATTTTGGAGAAATTGCGACCTGTCTCGCAAAAAAAAGGCATGATGTTATTTGCCGGTCCAATGGGTTCGGGCAAGACGTCCTTAATGTATTCGTTGAGTCGGAGATTATCTGCTACTAAAAAAGTGATGTGTATTGAAGATCCCATTGAGATTGTCGAGGATGATTTTTTGCAATTACAAGTAAACGACGATGCAGGGATGACCTATGAAGAATTAATCAAAACTAGCTTACGACATCGACCAGAAGTACTGATTATTGGTGAGATCCGTGATAAAAATACCGCTAAACAAGCAATACAGGCTGCCTTGTGTGGCTATACGGTCATGTCAACTATCCATGGAAAATCAAAGTATTCTGTTTTGCAACGTCTGAGACAATTTGGAATTGAAGATGTTGAGATTATAAATGCCGTAAATTTTATTTCCTATCAACGATTAGTACCAGTTTTTGATAATTTGGAATTATTTTTGGATTCGATGGAAATATCGGAGATAAAGAAATATTTAGCTGATGGATTGCCTGATGAACAATGGCAACAATTATTGAAAAATGCATATCAAGCGGGACAAATTAATGAAGAAACTTATCAAGAATATCTTTCCTAA
- a CDS encoding type II secretion system F family protein, with amino-acid sequence MKKLIKNIFPKKITNGKKSEHLLTISKLLKNGFSLSDAINCLRLLDDDQRIFFKIYQDLCQGKMISQALLHLDLPTVISNQLIIAQNHGKLAQALEQTGQLIQSQVKQKNKLKELLIYPCFILSFLIVMLVAMKVYIVPQLAISDSGKMIDLFLGAILGVILSVFVASLLFIAFLKRKDEYKRAIILVKLPIVGKIYLNFLQFLILQGWGMQLANGMNLFDICEVSKQFQVGSVQRHLAEKFTNDLVRGKSFVDLIKQEPLLPKQLLVIFQAGESGTALAQDLLVMSELKFDETQRGLKKMLGLIQPILFGVIAIVIVVTYLIVLLPTYGMMKGIS; translated from the coding sequence ATGAAGAAACTTATCAAGAATATCTTTCCTAAAAAAATTACTAATGGCAAGAAATCGGAACATTTGTTGACGATAAGCAAACTCTTAAAAAATGGATTTTCACTAAGTGATGCAATTAACTGTTTGCGTCTGTTGGATGATGATCAGAGAATCTTTTTTAAAATTTATCAAGATCTCTGTCAGGGAAAAATGATTTCACAAGCTTTGTTACATCTTGATTTGCCAACAGTTATTTCCAATCAATTAATTATCGCTCAAAATCACGGAAAATTAGCTCAGGCATTAGAACAGACGGGGCAATTGATTCAAAGTCAGGTCAAGCAAAAGAATAAATTAAAAGAACTGTTAATTTATCCTTGTTTCATCTTGTCATTTTTGATTGTGATGTTGGTTGCCATGAAGGTTTATATTGTGCCACAATTGGCAATTTCTGATAGTGGTAAAATGATTGATCTTTTTCTAGGAGCAATTCTGGGAGTGATTTTAAGTGTGTTCGTAGCGTCTTTGTTATTCATAGCGTTTCTTAAACGAAAGGATGAATACAAAAGAGCAATAATACTTGTGAAATTACCTATTGTTGGCAAAATATATCTCAATTTTTTACAATTTTTAATTTTGCAGGGGTGGGGGATGCAATTAGCCAATGGGATGAATTTATTCGACATTTGTGAAGTTAGTAAACAGTTTCAAGTTGGATCGGTTCAACGTCATTTGGCCGAAAAATTTACGAATGATTTAGTCCGTGGAAAAAGTTTTGTAGATTTGATAAAGCAAGAACCACTTTTACCAAAACAATTGTTAGTTATTTTTCAGGCTGGAGAAAGTGGGACTGCTTTGGCGCAGGATTTATTAGTGATGTCTGAATTGAAATTTGATGAGACCCAGCGAGGTTTAAAGAAGATGTTGGGCTTGATTCAACCAATATTATTTGGCGTAATTGCCATTGTGATCGTCGTGACTTATTTAATAGTTCTACTACCTACTTATGGAATGATGAAAGGAATTTCGTGA
- the comGC gene encoding competence type IV pilus major pilin ComGC, translating into MKKIRKGFTLIEMVIVLFIISLLLLIMIPNLTEQKNNANKRSDEALQTTVINQAELYSETHDGDFSLDDLEDTGYITGNQKKKLKGQYLKKDDTGKWILEKDS; encoded by the coding sequence ATGAAAAAAATCAGAAAAGGTTTTACCCTAATTGAAATGGTAATCGTATTGTTTATTATTTCATTGTTACTTTTAATTATGATTCCTAATTTAACGGAGCAGAAAAATAATGCCAACAAGAGATCTGATGAAGCCTTGCAAACGACTGTAATAAATCAGGCAGAATTGTATTCTGAAACTCATGATGGCGACTTTTCTTTGGATGATTTAGAGGATACAGGTTACATAACTGGCAATCAGAAAAAGAAACTGAAGGGTCAATATTTGAAGAAAGATGATACCGGCAAATGGATACTAGAAAAGGATTCATGA
- a CDS encoding competence type IV pilus minor pilin ComGF → MSIKLKNNVRHKGFMLYESIVALMVTILTISVLQQSLQLMKSIQNTTFREQLRWHITQEKLQSMLDDAYEIRKITSSQIIFSKTKLLDKKHPVFVLSIREDKGTYDRMLRITTATNGGHEPILMHQREIKIEKISNLVIITTVNQAGEKSEMYLTLKEKSHDEQSKT, encoded by the coding sequence ATGTCTATCAAATTGAAAAATAACGTCCGTCATAAGGGTTTCATGTTGTATGAATCAATTGTCGCTTTGATGGTGACAATATTAACAATTAGCGTGTTGCAACAATCCTTACAATTAATGAAATCGATTCAAAATACAACTTTTAGAGAACAATTACGGTGGCATATTACTCAAGAAAAATTACAATCAATGTTAGACGATGCTTACGAGATTCGTAAGATAACTTCCAGCCAAATAATTTTTTCTAAGACAAAACTATTAGATAAAAAACATCCTGTTTTTGTACTAAGTATTCGTGAAGACAAGGGAACCTATGATAGAATGTTACGGATAACAACAGCAACCAATGGTGGTCATGAACCAATTCTAATGCACCAAAGGGAAATTAAGATTGAAAAAATCTCAAATTTGGTTATTATTACAACAGTGAACCAAGCTGGTGAAAAGTCCGAAATGTACTTAACATTGAAAGAGAAAAGCCATGATGAGCAATCAAAAACGTAG
- a CDS encoding class I SAM-dependent methyltransferase, whose product MSEKDMQTYFDKINQANALLKESLRVDNIESLAETLTNISDGKVYVENDVPDKETVGKLEKIYQEMKDLNLTPLQLKQAITVSIIKAQKDDKTEVNKLMTPDAIGLITSLIAYEVLNVQNKKKVNIVDPTVGTGNLLIEVIEQLNMTDKFTINAAALDNDDALVSLTKSFSEVMNLNLDAYHQDSVADWDITDIDLAVADLPVGYYPIDDNARNFKTKSDKGHSYTHHLLIEQTMNNLNDGGIGIFVVPSQIFQTDQAKKLSEWMVSSVYLQAVLDLPASLFASKEAQKAVVVLQKHGGNAKQVGNVLMGTIPDTNNPKLFEGFKDQLQDWAKNFKG is encoded by the coding sequence ATGTCAGAAAAAGATATGCAAACATATTTTGATAAGATAAATCAAGCTAATGCTTTATTAAAGGAGTCATTGAGAGTCGATAATATTGAGTCGCTTGCAGAAACATTAACGAATATTTCCGATGGAAAAGTTTATGTGGAAAATGATGTTCCAGATAAAGAGACCGTGGGGAAGTTAGAGAAAATCTATCAAGAAATGAAAGATTTAAATCTAACACCGTTACAATTAAAACAAGCAATTACAGTTTCAATTATTAAAGCTCAAAAGGACGACAAGACTGAAGTTAATAAACTGATGACTCCGGATGCGATTGGCTTGATAACTAGCTTAATTGCTTATGAGGTACTAAATGTTCAAAATAAGAAGAAAGTGAATATAGTTGATCCGACTGTTGGAACAGGTAACTTGTTGATTGAAGTCATTGAACAATTGAATATGACTGATAAATTTACTATCAATGCTGCTGCACTAGATAATGATGATGCCTTGGTTTCTTTGACAAAGTCGTTTAGTGAGGTAATGAATTTGAATCTCGATGCCTATCACCAAGATAGCGTGGCTGATTGGGACATTACTGATATTGATCTAGCAGTGGCTGATTTACCAGTTGGCTATTATCCAATTGATGATAATGCGCGCAATTTTAAGACTAAATCAGACAAGGGTCATTCCTATACTCACCACTTATTGATTGAACAAACTATGAATAATTTAAATGACGGTGGAATCGGTATATTCGTTGTACCTTCACAGATTTTCCAGACTGATCAAGCTAAGAAGCTATCTGAATGGATGGTCTCCAGTGTTTATTTGCAAGCTGTGTTAGATTTGCCAGCAAGCTTATTTGCATCGAAGGAAGCACAAAAGGCAGTCGTAGTTTTACAAAAGCATGGTGGCAACGCCAAGCAAGTTGGAAATGTTTTGATGGGCACAATACCAGATACCAATAACCCAAAGTTGTTTGAGGGATTTAAAGACCAGTTACAAGACTGGGCAAAAAATTTTAAAGGTTAG
- a CDS encoding acetate/propionate family kinase, protein MSKIMAVNSGSSTLKWKLYTVPDEKVIAKGMVDRLGLSDSVFEVQYNGKKISEVGDIPNHTTAVNKMLDKLIDLKIIDDYKEINGVGHRVVAGGSIFKDSAIVTPRVIQQIKNLSEFAPLHNPGQAAGIEAFEKILPDVPQVAVFDTSFHQTMDPVNYLYSIPYEYYEKYGVRKFGAHGTSHRYVSQAAADYLQKPLADLKIISCHLGSGASIDAIEDGKSVDTSMGFTPLAGITMSTRSGDIDPSLVAYLMQKMKITDPNEMVKILNTKSGLLGISGVSPDMRDLLATRKENHRSDLAIKIYINRIVKYIGSYIATLGGADVLIFTAGTGAKNAEIRADIVNRFNYRGIKIDKEANENGKGTRLISTKDSTTDVLVVPTDEELMIVRDVVRLTKYSD, encoded by the coding sequence ATGTCTAAAATCATGGCCGTTAATTCTGGTAGCTCTACATTGAAGTGGAAACTATATACAGTACCTGATGAAAAAGTTATTGCTAAAGGGATGGTAGATCGTTTAGGTTTATCTGATTCAGTTTTTGAAGTCCAATATAATGGCAAGAAAATTAGTGAAGTGGGAGATATTCCTAATCACACGACAGCTGTTAATAAAATGCTCGATAAATTAATTGATTTGAAAATCATTGATGACTATAAAGAGATTAATGGCGTTGGTCATCGAGTTGTCGCTGGAGGCAGTATTTTTAAAGATTCAGCCATTGTGACGCCTCGTGTAATTCAACAGATTAAGAATCTTTCCGAATTTGCACCACTGCATAATCCAGGACAAGCAGCCGGAATTGAAGCATTTGAGAAGATCTTGCCTGATGTTCCTCAAGTTGCCGTATTCGATACGTCGTTTCACCAAACAATGGACCCAGTCAATTATCTCTATAGTATTCCTTATGAATATTATGAAAAATATGGTGTTCGTAAATTTGGAGCTCACGGAACTAGTCATCGTTATGTTTCACAAGCAGCAGCTGATTATTTACAGAAGCCATTGGCTGACTTAAAAATAATTTCTTGTCATCTTGGTAGTGGAGCTTCAATCGACGCGATTGAAGATGGAAAATCAGTTGATACTTCAATGGGATTCACACCACTTGCTGGTATTACTATGAGTACACGTTCAGGTGATATTGATCCATCATTGGTCGCTTACTTGATGCAAAAGATGAAGATCACCGATCCTAATGAAATGGTAAAAATTTTAAATACGAAGTCTGGTCTATTAGGTATATCTGGGGTTTCACCGGATATGCGCGATTTGCTTGCAACCAGAAAAGAAAATCATCGTTCAGATTTGGCTATTAAAATTTATATCAATCGAATTGTTAAGTATATTGGTTCATACATTGCTACTTTAGGTGGAGCCGATGTCTTGATTTTCACTGCCGGTACAGGCGCTAAAAATGCTGAAATTCGTGCCGATATTGTTAATAGATTTAATTATCGTGGCATAAAGATTGATAAAGAGGCCAATGAAAATGGTAAAGGAACTCGTTTAATCAGTACTAAGGATTCCACGACAGATGTTTTAGTCGTACCAACTGATGAAGAGTTAATGATCGTTCGTGATGTAGTTAGATTAACTAAATATAGTGATTAG
- a CDS encoding oleate hydratase — MTRKAYMIGTGVGNLAAGIYLIRDGGFNGDQITMMGLEDHGANDGAAVKDYENEYGNQALSNSKGYLAKGGRMLNEETFENLWDVLRSVPSLDNPGQTVTDDILNFDHAHPTHDVGRLIDSDGPRVKPNKDNYKHMQFDNKDRYLLSKLMLMPEKDEEKLNNISIAEWFASSPHFFTTNFWYMWQTTFAFKRASSAVELRRYMNRMILEFSRINTLEGVTRSPYNQFESIILPMRKYLEDRGVTFINNRKVTDLEFKDTPLQDDIVVTGLKYEEVDNDNKEGHIDIEENDLVFDTNGSITDSSSIGDLNTPFKENMDYAPSALLWKKAAEKFYSLGNPDKFFGDRTQSEWVSFTVTTNSHFLVNEISRITEQEPGNALNTWINSTPLLSIVVHHQPHFKAQKTNESTFWGYFMYPRRNGDYVQKPVMEMTGKEMLEELLGHLAEVDPSKDNIKNHTQEIMDSIVNVIPVYLPYASAMFNQRAVGDRPDVVPKHSKNLAFISQFCEQPFDMVFTEQYSFRAAQRAVYTLLNIPLSEMTPMHHYEKDPKVMARATKTMFR; from the coding sequence ATGACAAGAAAAGCCTACATGATCGGTACTGGGGTTGGTAACTTAGCCGCTGGTATCTATTTAATTCGTGATGGTGGTTTTAATGGCGATCAGATTACAATGATGGGTCTTGAAGATCATGGTGCTAACGATGGTGCCGCGGTTAAAGATTACGAAAATGAATATGGTAATCAAGCTTTGTCTAACAGCAAAGGTTACTTAGCCAAAGGTGGAAGAATGCTCAATGAAGAGACATTTGAAAATCTTTGGGATGTTTTACGTTCGGTACCATCTTTGGATAATCCTGGTCAAACAGTCACTGATGATATTTTGAACTTTGATCACGCACATCCAACACATGATGTGGGACGCCTGATCGACAGTGATGGTCCACGTGTCAAACCTAATAAAGACAATTACAAGCATATGCAATTTGACAATAAAGATCGTTATTTATTGTCGAAGTTAATGTTGATGCCTGAAAAGGACGAAGAAAAGTTAAACAATATTAGTATTGCTGAATGGTTTGCAAGCAGTCCCCATTTCTTCACAACTAATTTCTGGTACATGTGGCAAACGACTTTTGCTTTCAAACGTGCTAGTTCAGCCGTTGAATTACGTCGTTATATGAATCGAATGATATTGGAATTCAGTCGGATCAACACTTTGGAAGGTGTTACTAGAAGTCCTTATAATCAATTCGAAAGCATTATCTTACCAATGCGTAAGTATTTGGAAGATCGTGGCGTAACATTCATCAACAACCGTAAGGTTACTGATTTGGAATTTAAAGATACACCACTTCAAGACGATATAGTCGTTACAGGTTTGAAATATGAAGAAGTTGATAACGACAATAAAGAGGGACATATTGACATTGAAGAAAACGATTTAGTGTTTGATACTAATGGGTCAATCACCGACAGTTCTTCGATTGGCGACTTGAATACACCATTCAAGGAAAATATGGACTACGCTCCAAGCGCTTTGCTTTGGAAGAAGGCAGCTGAGAAATTCTATTCACTGGGTAATCCAGACAAATTCTTTGGCGACCGTACCCAAAGTGAGTGGGTCAGCTTTACAGTTACAACTAATAGTCATTTCTTGGTCAATGAGATTTCTAGAATCACTGAACAAGAACCCGGAAATGCTTTGAACACATGGATCAACAGTACACCACTATTGTCAATCGTTGTTCATCATCAACCACATTTCAAGGCACAAAAGACTAATGAATCAACCTTCTGGGGCTACTTCATGTACCCAAGAAGAAATGGTGATTATGTTCAAAAACCCGTTATGGAAATGACAGGTAAAGAAATGCTTGAAGAATTGTTGGGTCATTTGGCCGAAGTAGACCCAAGCAAAGATAATATTAAGAATCATACTCAAGAGATCATGGATAGTATTGTCAATGTAATTCCAGTTTACTTGCCATATGCTAGTGCTATGTTTAATCAAAGAGCAGTTGGCGACCGTCCTGATGTCGTACCAAAGCACAGTAAGAACTTGGCCTTCATCAGTCAATTCTGTGAACAACCATTTGATATGGTCTTTACAGAACAATATTCATTCCGCGCAGCACAGCGGGCAGTATATACACTATTGAATATTCCTTTGTCAGAAATGACACCAATGCATCATTATGAAAAAGATCCTAAAGTCATGGCACGTGCTACTAAGACTATGTTTAGATAA
- the adhE gene encoding bifunctional acetaldehyde-CoA/alcohol dehydrogenase: protein MVKGSKDTKVSVKTDKKEEVKPVIDAMVVKAHKALDIMDSFTQEQVDHIVHQMAIAGLNASFELAKLAYKETGRGVVEDKVIKNMYSTEEIWHSIKRDKTVGIIENDKEHRLIKVAEPLGVLAGVTPVTNPTSTAMFKSLIAMKTRNPIIFGFHPQAQESSVAAAKVMLKAAVDAGAPEGVIQWIKKPSIEATSYLMNNDGVASVLATGGPGMVKAAYSTGKPALGVGPGNGPAYIEKTANIKRAVNDIVLSKTFDNGMVCASENSAIVDADIYDEVKSLFEKNKIFFIKKSEYKQLAEAMFRPEGGVKGPIAGKSAVEIAKLAGIKVPSDTKVLGVEISKVGPDEPLSAEKLSPVLSVYKVAGHKEGFEKADELLHFGGLGHTVGIHTMDEDLATEFGIKMKASRVLVNTPAAIGGIGNLYNEMIPSLTLGTGSWGKNSISHNVSSFDLLNIKTIAKRRNNMQWIKQPRVYFEKTSVRYLEDLEGMKRAFIVCDPIMVQLGFVDTITDELKRSKVHVEYSMFSDVDSIVTTDVVKRGVTQMNLFKPDTIIALGGGTTMDTAKDMWLFYEHPDVDLFGAKQGFIDIRKRTYKFPKPEKAQFVAIPTTYGTGAEVTPFSSIIDTKTGTKYPIADYALTPDVAIIDSQFVETMPKSIIPESGMDILNNAIESYVANMASDYTRPYALQAIKLVFDNLEKAAAGDKNAQAEMHNASTLAGMSFGNAFAGVGHSITDALTNAYGIRHGLASIIALPQVINYNFEQPTKITMWPKYESFRADSDYANIARYIGLTGENDRALKDALVKKIIDLAHALGIKLSLKDNYIDKKEFDEKLDSLSEAAFGDQFSFTNPKEPLISELKQVLENMYVGKGIEK from the coding sequence ATGGTGAAAGGTTCCAAAGATACAAAAGTTTCTGTAAAAACAGACAAAAAAGAAGAAGTAAAACCAGTTATTGATGCAATGGTCGTGAAAGCTCACAAGGCCTTGGATATCATGGACAGTTTTACACAAGAACAAGTGGATCACATCGTACATCAAATGGCAATTGCCGGTTTAAATGCAAGTTTCGAGTTAGCAAAGTTAGCTTATAAAGAAACTGGTCGTGGTGTGGTTGAAGATAAAGTTATCAAGAATATGTATTCTACTGAAGAAATTTGGCATTCAATCAAACGTGATAAAACTGTTGGTATTATTGAAAATGATAAGGAACATCGCTTAATTAAAGTTGCTGAACCACTAGGTGTTTTAGCTGGTGTAACTCCAGTTACTAATCCAACTTCTACAGCAATGTTCAAGTCGTTGATTGCTATGAAGACACGTAATCCAATTATTTTTGGATTTCATCCCCAAGCTCAAGAGTCATCAGTCGCCGCAGCAAAGGTTATGTTAAAAGCTGCTGTTGACGCAGGTGCTCCTGAGGGTGTTATCCAATGGATCAAGAAACCAAGTATTGAAGCTACATCATATTTGATGAACAACGATGGTGTCGCCAGTGTCTTGGCTACTGGTGGTCCGGGAATGGTTAAGGCCGCTTATTCAACTGGTAAACCAGCTTTAGGTGTTGGTCCTGGTAATGGTCCCGCATATATTGAAAAAACTGCTAATATTAAACGTGCTGTTAACGATATTGTATTGTCAAAGACTTTTGATAATGGTATGGTTTGTGCTTCTGAAAATAGTGCCATCGTTGATGCCGATATTTATGATGAAGTTAAATCATTATTCGAAAAGAATAAAATTTTCTTCATTAAGAAATCAGAGTACAAGCAGCTAGCTGAAGCAATGTTTAGACCAGAAGGTGGAGTTAAAGGTCCGATTGCTGGTAAATCAGCTGTAGAGATTGCTAAACTTGCTGGAATCAAAGTTCCTAGTGACACTAAGGTCTTAGGGGTTGAGATTTCAAAGGTTGGACCAGATGAGCCACTTTCAGCTGAAAAACTTTCACCAGTTCTTTCCGTTTATAAAGTTGCTGGACATAAAGAAGGTTTTGAAAAAGCTGACGAGTTGCTTCACTTCGGTGGATTAGGCCATACTGTTGGTATTCATACTATGGATGAAGATTTGGCTACCGAATTTGGTATTAAGATGAAAGCTAGCCGTGTTCTAGTTAATACTCCTGCTGCCATTGGTGGTATTGGTAATCTTTACAATGAAATGATTCCATCACTTACACTTGGTACTGGTTCATGGGGGAAGAATTCTATTTCTCATAATGTATCCTCATTTGATTTGCTTAATATTAAGACAATCGCAAAACGGAGAAATAACATGCAATGGATTAAACAACCAAGAGTTTACTTTGAAAAGACTTCAGTTCGCTACTTAGAAGATCTTGAAGGAATGAAGAGAGCCTTTATTGTATGTGATCCTATCATGGTTCAATTAGGCTTTGTCGATACGATTACTGATGAGTTGAAGCGCAGCAAAGTACATGTTGAGTACTCAATGTTCTCAGATGTTGATAGTATCGTAACTACTGATGTTGTAAAACGTGGTGTTACTCAAATGAACTTGTTCAAGCCTGATACAATTATTGCTTTGGGTGGCGGAACAACTATGGATACTGCTAAAGATATGTGGCTATTCTATGAACATCCTGATGTTGATTTGTTTGGAGCTAAGCAAGGTTTCATTGATATTAGAAAACGTACTTACAAATTCCCTAAGCCTGAAAAAGCACAATTCGTTGCCATTCCAACAACTTATGGTACTGGCGCAGAAGTTACACCATTCAGTTCAATCATCGACACTAAGACAGGAACGAAGTATCCAATCGCCGATTATGCTTTGACACCTGATGTTGCTATCATTGATTCTCAATTCGTTGAAACAATGCCAAAGAGTATTATTCCTGAATCTGGTATGGATATTTTGAACAACGCTATTGAATCATATGTTGCTAATATGGCGTCTGACTATACAAGACCTTATGCACTTCAAGCTATTAAATTAGTCTTTGACAATCTTGAAAAGGCAGCTGCAGGTGATAAAAACGCACAAGCTGAAATGCACAATGCTTCAACACTTGCCGGTATGTCATTCGGCAATGCTTTTGCTGGAGTCGGTCATTCAATTACTGACGCTTTGACAAATGCTTATGGTATCAGACATGGATTAGCTTCAATTATTGCTTTGCCACAAGTAATTAACTACAATTTTGAACAACCAACAAAGATCACTATGTGGCCTAAGTATGAGAGTTTCAGAGCTGATTCAGATTACGCCAATATTGCTAGATACATTGGTTTGACTGGTGAAAATGATCGTGCATTGAAAGATGCTTTAGTTAAGAAAATTATTGATCTCGCACATGCACTTGGTATCAAACTAAGTCTAAAGGATAACTATATTGATAAAAAAGAATTTGATGAAAAATTGGATAGCTTATCAGAAGCAGCCTTTGGAGATCAATTCTCATTTACAAATCCAAAAGAACCATTGATTTCAGAATTAAAACAAGTTCTTGAAAATATGTATGTTGGAAAAGGAATTGAAAAATAA
- a CDS encoding MFS transporter, with translation MISLKNKRSIGWRINKEQWSWIMYDWANSAYGIIVTTAVLPIYFKSLASNDNISAASSTAYWGYANSFSTLLVSLLAPFLGALADYPHFKKKMLSIFCWLGIVTTIGLAFVPSTQWQWLLIAYIFSAIGYSVSNLFYDSFLTDVADDEQMNKISTYGYAYGYLGGVIAFISFLILELTNGFGNLDGTGIARWSFIIAAIWWFIFYLPLQKNVKQKYSLKKSESPILGSFRRVFQTIRHVKQYKKVAWFLVAYFFYIDGVDTIFTMATAIGMDIGIKTTELMIVMLVVQLIAVPFSIFFGFIADKTSTRKGILLGIFVYLLICLYALRLHTNIDFWILAILVGTSQGGLQALSRSYFGKIIPKESGSEFYGFYNILGKFSAVVGPFIVAVVTQLTGKSTIGAASLSVLFLIGLIIFTILPKISREI, from the coding sequence ATGATTTCTTTGAAGAATAAAAGAAGTATCGGTTGGAGGATCAATAAAGAACAGTGGAGTTGGATTATGTACGATTGGGCTAATTCGGCATATGGAATTATTGTGACGACGGCTGTTTTACCAATCTATTTTAAATCGTTAGCTTCAAATGATAATATATCGGCTGCTAGTTCCACTGCATATTGGGGATACGCTAATAGTTTCAGTACATTATTAGTTTCGCTATTAGCTCCATTTTTAGGAGCGTTAGCTGATTATCCGCATTTTAAGAAGAAAATGCTAAGCATATTTTGTTGGTTAGGGATCGTTACGACAATAGGGTTAGCATTTGTTCCCAGTACACAATGGCAGTGGTTATTGATTGCTTATATTTTTTCGGCAATTGGGTATTCAGTTAGTAATCTGTTTTATGACAGTTTCTTGACTGATGTAGCCGATGACGAACAAATGAACAAAATATCGACTTATGGGTATGCGTATGGTTATTTAGGTGGCGTAATTGCCTTTATTTCATTTCTCATTTTAGAATTGACTAATGGTTTTGGTAATTTAGATGGGACAGGAATTGCCCGTTGGAGTTTTATTATTGCAGCGATTTGGTGGTTTATATTTTATTTGCCATTACAAAAAAATGTTAAACAAAAATATTCACTTAAAAAAAGTGAATCACCAATTCTAGGTAGTTTTAGAAGAGTTTTTCAGACGATAAGGCATGTTAAACAGTATAAAAAAGTAGCTTGGTTTTTAGTGGCATATTTTTTCTACATTGATGGTGTTGATACGATATTTACTATGGCAACAGCAATAGGGATGGATATTGGTATTAAGACAACAGAGTTGATGATTGTCATGTTAGTCGTGCAGTTGATTGCGGTACCTTTTTCAATTTTCTTTGGTTTTATTGCCGATAAAACTTCGACAAGAAAGGGAATACTTTTAGGAATATTTGTCTATTTATTGATCTGTTTGTATGCTCTACGATTGCATACTAATATTGATTTTTGGATTTTAGCGATTTTAGTAGGGACTAGTCAAGGTGGTTTACAAGCTTTGAGCCGATCTTACTTTGGCAAAATTATTCCTAAGGAATCTGGTAGTGAGTTCTATGGCTTTTATAATATATTAGGGAAGTTTTCCGCTGTAGTGGGTCCGTTTATCGTTGCCGTTGTGACGCAGTTAACAGGTAAATCAACAATTGGAGCAGCATCTTTAAGTGTTTTATTTTTGATTGGTTTAATTATTTTTACAATTTTACCAAAAATTAGTCGAGAGATCTAA